In Lapillicoccus jejuensis, the DNA window ATCTCCAGCTTCATCCCCGACGACGAGCGCATCGTCACCATCGAGGACGCCGCGGAGCTGCAGCTGCGCCAGCACCACGTGCTGCGCCTGGAGTCCCGCCCGGCGAACATCGAGGGCCGCGGCCAGATCAGCATCCGCGAGCTCGTCAAGAACTCGCTGCGCATGCGGCCCGACCGCATCGTCGTCGGCGAGGTCCGCGACGGCGCGGCGCTCGACATGCTCCAGGCGATGAACACCGGTCACGACGGGTCGCTCACCACGGTGCACGCCAACACGCCGCGCGACAGCCTCTCGCGCCTGGAGACCATGGTCCTCATGGCCGGCATCGACCTGCCGGTCCGTGCCATCCGCGACCAGGTCGCGGGGGCGCTCGACCTCGTCATCCAGCAGGCCCGCCTCAAGGACGGCACCCGCAAGATCACCGCGATCAGCGAGGTGGTCGGCATCGAGGGCGACGTCATCACCCTGCAGGACCTGTTCACCTTCGACTACAGCGCGGGCCGCGACGAGAACGGCCGGTTCCTCGGCCGGCTCAAGCCGACCGGGCTGCGACCGTCCTTCGCGCAGGACCTCGCCGACCTCGGCATCGTCCTGCCCACCACGCTGTTCTCGCGCGGCCGGGTGCCGGCGTGACGTCGTACCCGCCCCTGCTGCTGGTCGGCGCGGGCGCGCTCTTCGTCGGCGTCTTCGTCTTCGTCGTCGCCCTCGCCGCCCCGACCCTGCGTCGACGCGGCGCCACCCGGGCCATGGCCATCGAGCAGTACATCGGCCTGGCCCAGCGCCAGGACGAGCCCGACGGCCGCGTCGGCGGCCTCGCCGAGGAGATCGTCGCCTTCGGCGAGCGGGTCATGCGCGACCGGGACTCGACCCCCCGGCTCGTCGCCCGGCTGCAGCAGGCCGACCTGCCGCTGCGGCCGGGGGAGTGGTGGGTGCTGCGCGTCGTCGCGGTCGTCGTCGGCGTGGCGGCCGGCCTCGTCCTGCTCGGCGAGCGCGCCCGCCTGCTCGGGCTGCTGCTCGGCCTGCTCGTCGGGCTGCTCGGTCCGGCCCTCGTGCTGCGCGTCCTCGTCCGGCGCCGGGTCAAGGCCTTCGAGCGGCTGCTGCCCGAGGTGCTCATGCTCGTCGCCTCCTCGCTGTCCACCGGGTTCTCGCTGCTCCAGGCCCTCGACGGGGTGGCCCGCGACGCGGCCGAGCCCGCGGCCAAGGAGTTCGGCCGGGCCCTGGCCGAGACCCGCCTCGGCACCGACGTCGAGGTCAGCCTCCAGTCGATGGCCAAGCGCATGGAGAGCCGCAACATGGAGTGGACGGCCATGGCCATCCAGATCCAGCGCACCGTCGGTGGCAACCTCGCCGAGACCCTGCGCACGACGGCGGCCACGCTGCGCGAGCGCGAGATGCTCAAGCGGCAGGTCATCGCCCTCTCGGCCGAGGGCAAGATGTCGGCGTACATCCTCGTCGGCCTGCCCTTCGGCATCTTCCTCTTCCTGCTGCGGGCCAACTACGACTACGTCGCGCTGCTGTGGACCCGCCCCCTCGGCCTGCTCATGCTCGCCGTCGGTGCCGTCTCGCTCGGCATCGGCATCGCGTGGATGCGCTCCATCACCAACCTCAAGGTGTGACCCGTGACCTCCGTGCTGCTGCTCACCCTCGGGGCCCTGCTCATCGCCGCCGGCTTCGCCGTCACCTGGTACGCCACCGGCGGTGAGGCCGTCGGCACCGCCCGCAGCCTGCTGCTCATCGAGCAGACCACACCGGGCTCGCGGGAGGTCGCGCGCAGCGAGCTCCCGGCCCGGGACCGGCTGCTGCTGCCGATCCTCGACGCGCTGCAGTCGATGGCGCGACGGCTCACCCGCGGCGGGGCGACCGCCAAGCTCACCCGGCGCCTCGACCTCGCCGGGAACCCGCAGGGCTGGACCGCGGACCGGGTGCTGGGCGCCAAGGGCCTGGGTCTGCTCCTGCTCGCCGGGGTCGGGCTGCTCGTCGGCGGGGCCACGCTGCGCGGGGTGCTCTACGCCGGTGCCGGTGGCGTCGTCGGGTTCCTGCTGCCCAACCTGCTGCTGTACAACCAGGGCCTCAAGCGCCAGGACGCCCTGGCGATGAGCCTGGCCGAGGCGCTCGACATGCTCACCGTCTGCGTCGAGGCCGGCCTCGGCTTCGACGCCGCCCTCATGCAGGTCGCGCGCGCGGCCGACGGCCCCATCGCCGGCGAGTTCGGCCGCGTCCTCGCCGAGATCCAGATCGGCCGGGGTCGCGCCGCGGCGTTCTCCTCGCTGCGCGAGCGCTCGACCGTCCCGGAGCTGCACTCGTTCATCTCGGCCATCGTCCAGTCCGACCGGCTCGGCCTGCCCGTCGGCGACGTCCTGCGCGAGCAGTCGCACGAGATGCGGCTCGCCCGTCGTCAGCGGGCCGAGGCGTCGGCGCAGAAGCTGCCGGTCAAGATCCTCTTCCCCATGCTGCTGTTCATCTTCCCGGCCCTCTTCATCGTCGTCATCGGGCCCGGTGCGATCCGGATGATCGACGCCTTCAGCGGCGTCGGCTGAGACCCGGCCCCCCACGACACGACACGACACGACGCCCGTACGGAGCTCCGTACGGGCGTCGTCGTGCGCGGGGTGGGACGGGGTCAGGACTTGATGAGCCCCGACCGGATCGCCGCCATGACCGCGCTCGCGCGGTTGTTGGCGCCGAGCTTGTCGTAGAGCTTGGCGATGTGGGTCTTGACCGTCGACTCGCTCATGTAGAGCTGCTTGGCGACCGCCGCCACCGAGTCGCCCGCGGCCAGCCGCTGGAGCACCTCGGTCTCGCGGACGGTGAGGCGCGGGGTGTCGGGGTTGTCGCGGCGGCGCACGGCGGCGGCCAGCCCGGCCGCGGTGAACGAGTCGGGGGCGGTGGCCGCGTGCTTGACCGCCGAGATGACCTCGTCGGCGGAGCCGCTCTTGAGCACGAGGGCCGAGGCCCCGGCATCGAGGGCCTCGAGCAGGGTGTGGTCGTCGTCGTGCATCGTCAGGACGACGATGCCGAGCCGGGGACGCTGCTCGCGGGCCTGGCGCACGAGGTCCAGGCCCGAGCCGTCGCCGAGCGAGACGTCGACGACGAGCACGTCGACGGGCGTGGAGCGCACCAGGGTCATGCCCTCGGACAGGCTCGAGCCCTCGGCGACGACGTCGATCGTGCCGTCCGAGGTGAGCAGGAAGTTGATGCCCTGCCGGACGAGCTCGTGGTCGTCGACGAGCATGACGCGCAGTCGCGCGGAGGCGACGGCCTGGCGGTCGGTGGGGGAGGCGCTCATCATGACGGCTGGGGGACCTTTTCGTTGACGTGGACGGGGGAGGTGTGGGTCTGCGGGGTCCGGAAGACGGCGACGAGGTCGAGGCCGTCGGTGGTGTCGACGGTGACCGTGCCGCCGGCCGCGGTGACCTGGTGGTCGGTGCAGCGTGCGGGGGAGAAGGTCGTCTTCCCGTTGTGGCGCATCCGCAGCGTGGCGTCCGGGGCGACGACGGTGAGGTCGACGTCGACCCCCGTCGCGCCGCCGTCCTTGACGTCGGCGAGGACGTCGAGGAAGAGCTGGTAGAGCGCGGTCTCGACCCGGGCCGGCAGGCGGAAACCGGACTCGTCGAGCCGCAGGCCGACGACGACCTCGGTGGTCGTGCCGAAGGACTGCAGGCGGGAGGTCATCGTCGCCCCGAGGCCGCGCTCGGGGCGGACCGAGACCCGCAGGTCGGAGATGTGCGAGCGCAGGTCGCCGAGGATCCGGCGCAGCTGCCCGCGGGCCTCCGTGAGCATCTCGCCGGCCTTCTCGGGATCGCTGCCCTGGGGGCCGTCGAGGGTGCGGGCGACGAGGTCGAGGCGGAAGCCGAGGGCGACGAGCTCCTGGGCGATGCCGTCGTGCATCTCGCGGGCCAGGCGCTCGCGCTCCTCGAAGCCGGCGCGCTCGCGCAGCGCGGCGAACGACAGAGCGACGCCGATGACCGGGCCGAGCCGCGCCGCCGTGGCCTCGAGCGGCTCGCGGTCCCACGGTGACGACGGTGCGGTGGTCATGACGTCCTGGACGACGACCCCGAGCGCGGAGCCGTCGCTGGCGCGCAGCGGGACGGCGCGGACCTCGCGGTGCTCGCTGGGGTCGTAGACGGTGGCGGGACGACCGCTGCGCCAGGCCTGCCCGACCGCGCCCGGGTCGACCAGGGGGTCGCCCCACGGCACGCGGTCGACCCCGCGCAGGGCGAGCGGCACCGGGTGGTCCTCGGCGCCGCCGATGAGGACGCCGGAGCGGGCCAGCGGGCCGGGGCGGCCGAGGGCGTCGAGCAGCAGCTCGGCCGCGGTGGCCGGGTCGAGGCCGCCCTCGAGGTCGCTCGTCAGCGCGTCGAGCCGGCTGAGCAGGATGGCCGCCTCCTCGGCGGCGGGGTTCGCCGTCGCGCTCTGCTGGGCCTCGCTGGCCACCCGGTTGGTGCGGTGCACCCAGACCGCGCCCGCCGCCGTGACCGCGGCGATGAGGGTCCAGCGCACGTCGAGACCGACGTCGAGCAGGGTGAGCGAGGGCCGCGTCCGGCGGACGGCGAGGCCGGCGAGCACCCAGACCAGGGCGGTGCCGATCACCTCGACCCGGGCGAGGGCGGACGCGGCGCGGGACAGCGGCAGGACGACGAGGGGGAGCGCGGACGGGCCGGCGAGCAGGCCGAGGCCGGCGGCGAGCCCACCGGCGAGGCTCAGGGCGAGCATCGCCTGGCGCCGACGGCCGTCGAGGGCCCCGGGCTCGAGGTCGCGCTGCACGCGTCCGGCGACGACGTCGATGACCAGGACGGCCGCGACCCAGGGCAGCACGGAGACGCCGTCCGTGCCGATCCCCGACACGACGACGACCATGAGGGCCACGAGCCAGCGGTACTGCGTGCCGACGGAGACCCCAGCCAGTCGCTTCGTCCCGATCACTCCTTTCGTCCGATCCGCACCGCGACGCGGTGCGGAGTCGATTGTGTCGTGTTTTGGCGTCATCGGCCCCCCGAACGGCCGAAGCCGCGCCGTCCGTTCGCCGAGCGGTCCCGCGTCGGCGGCCCGTCGGGCTCGGTCGGCGGCCCGTGAGCGCCGGTCGACCGGTCGTCCCCAGCCCGGACGGCGGGCGCCCGTCGTCCACAGGCCGGGCCGCCCGCCGGCCGGTGGCCCGGCCCGGGCCGCACGCTGGGGGGATGAGCCGTTCGTCCGTCGACGGGTCGGGTCCGCGTCCCCTGCTGGGCGCGCTCGCCGCGCTCGACCTCGTCCTGCCCCACCGGTGCGGGGGCTGCGGCGCGGTGCCCCCGCCCGGGCGCCCGCTGTGCCGCGGCTGCGCGGTGCGGCTGCGCGCGCTCGTGCACACGCCGCGGCTGGTCGGCCCGCACCCCCGGCCGACCGGTCTGCCGCCGGTGCACGCCACGGCGCCGTACGCCGGCGTGGTCGCGGCGCTGCTGCGCGCCTGGAAGGACGACGGCCGGCGCGACCTCACCGGGCTGCTCGCGGCCCTGCTGCGACCGGCCCTGGCGGTCGCCCGACCGCCCGGCGCCCTGCTCGTCCCGGTGCCCACCTCCCCGGCGGCCCGGCGGCGGCGGGGCGACGCCCCGCTGCTCGACCTGCTCGGGCGGGCCGCCGGCGCGGAGCCCGGGCCGGTGGACGCGCTGCGGGTCACCCGGCGGGTGGCCGACCAGTCCGCGCTGGGTCGGCGGGACCGGGCGGCCAACCTCGACCACGCGCTGGCGGCCCGATCGCCGGACCTGCTGGCGGGCCGACCGGTGGTGCTCGTCGACGACGTCCTCACGACGGGGGCGACGCTGGCGGAGGCGGCCCGCGCCGTCCGGGCGGCCGGTGGCCACCCGGTCGCCGCGGCGGTCCTCGCCGCGACGCGGCGCCACCGGGTGCCGGACGGGGAGGAGGCGGACCCCTGACGGCGGGGGTCCGACACCGCGACGAGGGCCCGGGAACCCTGGCGGGGTGCGGCTCGCTGGACGGGGTGAGCGAGCCGTCCCGGCCGGGTCGACCACTCTGCGCCAGCCGTCCACGAGGCGCGTGGGTGGTCCCGGCCCCGGTGGCGGAGGGCCGCCCCCGGCAGCCCTTCCGCCGCAGGCGAGGGAGGGCTACGGTCGCTGGAACAGTCCGGTTCGTCCGGGTCGGCGCCGCCGGTCCGGCGGGTCCAGGTCGGAGGTGGTGCCCGGGTCGACAGGGCCTGACCCGCCGCGCCGAGTTCCGACCAGCAAGGAGGACTGTATGGACATCGTCGTCACCGGGCGCCACGCCCAGGTCACGGACCGGTTCCGAGAGCATCTCGAGGAGAAGCTCGCGAAGGTGCCCCAGCTCTTGCCCAAGGTCTCGAGGGTCGACGTCGTCGTCACCCACGAGCAGACGAAGAACGACTCGGAGTGCGTGGAGATCACCTGCCACGCCAAGGGTCCGATGATCCGGGCGGAGGCGTGCCACACCGACAAGTACGCCGCCCTCGACACCGCGCTCGACAAGCTCTACGAGCGGCTGCGCCGCGCCGGTGACCGGCGCCGCGTCTCCCGCGGCCGCCGCGCCCCCGAGTCCGTCGGCCGGGCGACCGGCCGCCTGGCCGCGCCGGGCCCGGAGTCCGACCTCGCCCTGCTCGACGAGACCCCCGTCGACGGTCAGGACGCCCGTTTCGCCGACACCCCGATCGAGGTGCGCGAGAAGGTGCACGCGAGCACGCCGATGACCCTCGAGGAGGCGCTCGCCCGCATGGAGCTCGTCGGCCACGACTTCTTCCTCTTCCACGACTCCGAGACCGACCGCCCGAGCGTCGTCTACCGACGGCGGGGCTGGTCCTACGGCGTCATCCACCTCGAGGTCGCCGAGGACGGCGCCGCGCACGGCGTCGCCGACGCGGTCCTCGCCGGCAGCCGCCCAGCCTGACCCGGGCCGCCCGCCCGGGACCGGGGTCGACCCCCGGTTCCGGGCGCGGGCGCGCCCGAGCGGCGTCGGGGCGCCGTACGGGGTCCGTGGCATGATGCCGCGCATGGGGCCAGTGACGAGTACGGGCGGGCGCGGCGGGTCCGCCCCGTCCGAGCGGGCGACCGCGACCTCCGAGCCGGACCTCACGGTGCCCGGCACCGACTCCATCCGGGTGCTCGTCGCCGACGACCACGTCCTGTTCCGGCGCGGCCTGGAGATGGTGCTGCAGCAGGAGGGCGACATCGACGTCGTCGGCGAGGCGAGCGATGGCGCGGAGGCCATCCAGCGCGCCGAGCAGCTGCTGCCCGACGTCATCCTCATGGACGTGCGGATGCCGCGCACGACGGGCATCGAGGCCTGCCTGGCGATCAAGGAGCGGGTGCCCTCGAGCCGGATCGTCATGCTCACCATCTCCGACGAGGAGAGCGACCTCTTCGAGGCGGTGCGCGCCGGCGCCAACGGCTACCTGCTCAAGGACGTGCCGGGCGAGGAGATCGCCGCCGGGATCCGCGCCGTCCACCACGGGCAGTCGCTCATCTCCCCGTCGATGGCCTCCAAGCTGCTGGCCGAGTTCGCGCTCATCAGCCGCCGCGACGCGGACACGCCGAACCCGCACGCGCCCAAGCTCACCGACCGCGAGGTCGAGGTGCTGCGGCTCGTCGCGCACGGCAAGGCCAACCGCGAGATCGGCACCGAGCTGTTCATCTCGGAGAACACCGTGAAGAACCACGTGCGCAACATCCTCGAGAAGCTGCAGCTGCACACGCGGATGGAGGCGGCGATGTACGCCGTCCGGCAGAACATCATCGACCCGCACCAGCGCTGACCCGCCCGTGGCCGGTCCCGCCTCGCCGCGCCGCCTGACCCTCGGCCAGGCCCGGCGCGCGGCGCTCGCCGCCCAGGGGCTGGCCCGCCCGCGCCCCGCTCCCTGGAGCGCGACGACCCGCGACGTGCAGCGGGTCGTCGACACCGTCGGCGTGGTCCAGATCGACAGCGTCAACGTCCTCGTCCGCAGCCAGTACCTGCCGTTCTTCTCCCGCCTCGGCCCGTACGACGCCGCGCTGGTCGACCGGGCGCGCGACCGCGCCCCCCGTCGGCTGGTCGAGTACTGGGCCCACGAGGCCAGCCTCGTGCCCCCCGCGACGTGGCCGCTGCTGCGCTTCCGGATGGACCGGGCCGCCGAGGACGCGTGGGGCGGCATGGTGCGGGTGGCGCGGGAGCACCCGCACCTCGTCGAGGCGGTCCTCACCGAGGTGGAGGAGCGCGGCCCGCTCACCTCGCGGCAGGTCGAGGCGGCGCTGGCGCACGAGCAGCCCCGCGCCACCGGGCACTGGGGCTGGAACTGGTCGCTGGTCAAGCAGGCGCTCGAGCACCTCTTCTGGGCCGGGCGCATCTCCTCGGCGGGTCGCACCCCTCAGTTCGAGCGCCGGTACGCCGCGCTGCGGCTCGTCGCCCCGCCGGCGGTGCGCGACGCCTGGACCGACCCGGACCGCCGGCCCGACCCCGCGCAGGCCGCGGTCGAGATGGTCCGGATCGCGGCGCGGGCGCACGGGGTGGCCAGCGAGCTGTGCCTGCGCGACTACTTCCGGCTGCGCTCGACCCAGGTGCGCCCCGCGATCGAGCGGCTGGTCGCCGACGGTGAGCTCGAGCCCGTCGAGGTGGTCGGGTGGCGGCGCCCGGCGTGGCGGCACGTCGACGCGCGCCTGCCGCGCCGGGTCGAGGGCCGGGCGCTGCTCAGCCCGTTCGACTCCGCGGTCTGGCAGCGCGACCGGGTCGAGGAGCTCTTCGGCTTCCGCTACCGGATCGGCATCTACACGCCGGCGGCGCAGCGCGAGCACGGCTACTACGTGCTGCCGTTCCTGCACGGCGAGCGGTTCG includes these proteins:
- a CDS encoding response regulator transcription factor, whose amino-acid sequence is MSASPTDRQAVASARLRVMLVDDHELVRQGINFLLTSDGTIDVVAEGSSLSEGMTLVRSTPVDVLVVDVSLGDGSGLDLVRQAREQRPRLGIVVLTMHDDDHTLLEALDAGASALVLKSGSADEVISAVKHAATAPDSFTAAGLAAAVRRRDNPDTPRLTVRETEVLQRLAAGDSVAAVAKQLYMSESTVKTHIAKLYDKLGANNRASAVMAAIRSGLIKS
- a CDS encoding type II secretion system F family protein, whose translation is MTSVLLLTLGALLIAAGFAVTWYATGGEAVGTARSLLLIEQTTPGSREVARSELPARDRLLLPILDALQSMARRLTRGGATAKLTRRLDLAGNPQGWTADRVLGAKGLGLLLLAGVGLLVGGATLRGVLYAGAGGVVGFLLPNLLLYNQGLKRQDALAMSLAEALDMLTVCVEAGLGFDAALMQVARAADGPIAGEFGRVLAEIQIGRGRAAAFSSLRERSTVPELHSFISAIVQSDRLGLPVGDVLREQSHEMRLARRQRAEASAQKLPVKILFPMLLFIFPALFIVVIGPGAIRMIDAFSGVG
- a CDS encoding sensor histidine kinase; this encodes MIGTKRLAGVSVGTQYRWLVALMVVVVSGIGTDGVSVLPWVAAVLVIDVVAGRVQRDLEPGALDGRRRQAMLALSLAGGLAAGLGLLAGPSALPLVVLPLSRAASALARVEVIGTALVWVLAGLAVRRTRPSLTLLDVGLDVRWTLIAAVTAAGAVWVHRTNRVASEAQQSATANPAAEEAAILLSRLDALTSDLEGGLDPATAAELLLDALGRPGPLARSGVLIGGAEDHPVPLALRGVDRVPWGDPLVDPGAVGQAWRSGRPATVYDPSEHREVRAVPLRASDGSALGVVVQDVMTTAPSSPWDREPLEATAARLGPVIGVALSFAALRERAGFEERERLAREMHDGIAQELVALGFRLDLVARTLDGPQGSDPEKAGEMLTEARGQLRRILGDLRSHISDLRVSVRPERGLGATMTSRLQSFGTTTEVVVGLRLDESGFRLPARVETALYQLFLDVLADVKDGGATGVDVDLTVVAPDATLRMRHNGKTTFSPARCTDHQVTAAGGTVTVDTTDGLDLVAVFRTPQTHTSPVHVNEKVPQPS
- a CDS encoding response regulator, which translates into the protein MGPVTSTGGRGGSAPSERATATSEPDLTVPGTDSIRVLVADDHVLFRRGLEMVLQQEGDIDVVGEASDGAEAIQRAEQLLPDVILMDVRMPRTTGIEACLAIKERVPSSRIVMLTISDEESDLFEAVRAGANGYLLKDVPGEEIAAGIRAVHHGQSLISPSMASKLLAEFALISRRDADTPNPHAPKLTDREVEVLRLVAHGKANREIGTELFISENTVKNHVRNILEKLQLHTRMEAAMYAVRQNIIDPHQR
- a CDS encoding type II secretion system F family protein; translated protein: MTSYPPLLLVGAGALFVGVFVFVVALAAPTLRRRGATRAMAIEQYIGLAQRQDEPDGRVGGLAEEIVAFGERVMRDRDSTPRLVARLQQADLPLRPGEWWVLRVVAVVVGVAAGLVLLGERARLLGLLLGLLVGLLGPALVLRVLVRRRVKAFERLLPEVLMLVASSLSTGFSLLQALDGVARDAAEPAAKEFGRALAETRLGTDVEVSLQSMAKRMESRNMEWTAMAIQIQRTVGGNLAETLRTTAATLREREMLKRQVIALSAEGKMSAYILVGLPFGIFLFLLRANYDYVALLWTRPLGLLMLAVGAVSLGIGIAWMRSITNLKV
- a CDS encoding winged helix-turn-helix domain-containing protein, whose product is MAGPASPRRLTLGQARRAALAAQGLARPRPAPWSATTRDVQRVVDTVGVVQIDSVNVLVRSQYLPFFSRLGPYDAALVDRARDRAPRRLVEYWAHEASLVPPATWPLLRFRMDRAAEDAWGGMVRVAREHPHLVEAVLTEVEERGPLTSRQVEAALAHEQPRATGHWGWNWSLVKQALEHLFWAGRISSAGRTPQFERRYAALRLVAPPAVRDAWTDPDRRPDPAQAAVEMVRIAARAHGVASELCLRDYFRLRSTQVRPAIERLVADGELEPVEVVGWRRPAWRHVDARLPRRVEGRALLSPFDSAVWQRDRVEELFGFRYRIGIYTPAAQREHGYYVLPFLHGERFVARCDLKADRAAGVLRVRQVTWEPGAGPQDRVALEQELEAMADWLALPGGPRPDEQP
- the hpf gene encoding ribosome hibernation-promoting factor, HPF/YfiA family; translated protein: MDIVVTGRHAQVTDRFREHLEEKLAKVPQLLPKVSRVDVVVTHEQTKNDSECVEITCHAKGPMIRAEACHTDKYAALDTALDKLYERLRRAGDRRRVSRGRRAPESVGRATGRLAAPGPESDLALLDETPVDGQDARFADTPIEVREKVHASTPMTLEEALARMELVGHDFFLFHDSETDRPSVVYRRRGWSYGVIHLEVAEDGAAHGVADAVLAGSRPA
- a CDS encoding ComF family protein, which encodes MSRSSVDGSGPRPLLGALAALDLVLPHRCGGCGAVPPPGRPLCRGCAVRLRALVHTPRLVGPHPRPTGLPPVHATAPYAGVVAALLRAWKDDGRRDLTGLLAALLRPALAVARPPGALLVPVPTSPAARRRRGDAPLLDLLGRAAGAEPGPVDALRVTRRVADQSALGRRDRAANLDHALAARSPDLLAGRPVVLVDDVLTTGATLAEAARAVRAAGGHPVAAAVLAATRRHRVPDGEEADP